In the Theobroma cacao cultivar B97-61/B2 chromosome 1, Criollo_cocoa_genome_V2, whole genome shotgun sequence genome, one interval contains:
- the LOC18610663 gene encoding serine acetyltransferase 2, with product MAYASDKLRWESIPEMLSSGLSLKEREDGEEAKVKYVEFPFEKVFPVYAMGFSKPDTDSVANSGHDQIWDAVREEAKLEAEKEPILSSFLYASILAHDCLEQALGFVLANRLRNPTLLATQLMDIFSDVMMHDKGIQRSIRLDVQAFIDRDPACLSYSSALLYLKGYHSLQSYRVAHALWKQGRKVLALALQSRISEVFGVDIHPAAKIGDGILLDHGTGVVIGQTAVVGNRVSLMHGVTLGGTGKEIGDRHPKVGDGALLGACVTILGNINIGEGAMIAAGSLVLKHVPPHSMVAGTPAQVIGSIDEQDPSLTMNHDATKEFFKHVAVNFREGRSNKPLDKENKDGGT from the exons ATGGCCTATGCCAGTGATAAGCTGCGCTGGGAGTCGATTCCCGAGATGCTCTCAAGTGGGCTATCTctcaaagaaagagaagatgGAGAGGAAGCTAAAGTCAAGTATGTGGAGTTCCCGTTCGAGAAGGTGTTTCCAGTGTATGCAATGGGCTTTTCCAAGCCTGACACTGACTCTGTTGCCAATTCGGGTCATGACCAGATTTGGGATGCTGTGCGAGAAGAGGCCAAGTTGGAG GCAGAAAAGGAGCCTATTCTAAGTAGCTTCTTGTATGCAAGTATCTTGGCGCATGATTGTTTAGAACAAGCATTGGGTTTTGTTCTTGCCAATCGTCTACGAAATCCAACACTCTTGGCAACTCAACTGATGGATATATTTTCTGATGTTATGATGCATGATAAAGGTATTCAACGATCAATACGCCTGGATGTGCAG GCATTCATAGACAGAGATCCTGCCTGTTTGTCATATAGTTCAGCTTTGTTATATCTTAAg GGATACCATTCTCTGCAATCATATCGAGTAGCACATGCTTTATGGAAGCAAGGGCGAAAAGTGTTAGCACTGGCATTGCAAAGCAGGATTAGTGAG GTTTTTGGAGTTGACATACATCCAG CTGCAAAGATTGGCGATGGCATATTATTGGATCATGGGACCGGTGTTGTTATTGGTCAAACAGCAGTTGTAGGAAACCGTGTCTCATTGATGCAT GGTGTGACCTTGGGAGGGACAGGGAAAGAGATTGGTGATCGCCATCCAAAAGTTGGTGATGGTGCACTACTTGGTGCCTGTGTGACTATACTTGGGAATATAAATATAGGTGAAGGTGCAATGATTGCTGCTGGTTCCCTTGTATTAAAACATGTTCCTCCACACAG TATGGTGGCAGGTACACCAGCGCAGGTAATTGGATCCATAGATGAGCAAGATCCATCTCTGACAATGAATCATG ATGCTACCAAAGAATTTTTCAAACATGTAGCTGTTAATTTTAGAGAGGGAAGATCCAACA AGCCATTGGATAAGGAAAACAAGGATGGTGGTACTTGA
- the LOC18610664 gene encoding isocitrate dehydrogenase [NAD] regulatory subunit 1, mitochondrial encodes MARRSGTILKQLLSSRCSNLTPSRSVTYMPRPGDGAPRGVTLIPGDGIGPLVTGAVEQVMEAMHAPVYFERYDVHGDMNRVPQEVIESIKKNKVCLKGGLATPMGGGVSSLNVQLRRELDLYASLVNCFNLPGLPTRHENVDIVVIRENTEGEYSGLEHEVVPGVVESLKVITKFCSERIAKYAFEYAYLNNRKKVTAVHKANIMKLADGLFLESCREVATKYPGIKYNEIIVDNCCMQLVSKPEQFDVMVTPNLYGNLVANTAAGIAGGTGVMPGGNVGADHAVFEQGASAGNVGNEKLVEQKKANPVALLLSSAMMLRHLQFPSFADRLETAVKRVISEGKYRTKDLGGTSTSQEVVDAVIDALD; translated from the exons ATGGCCCGAAGATCCGGTACGATCCTCAAACAGCTCTTGAGCTCTCGATGCTCTAACCTCACACCGAGCCGATCCGTCACCTACATGCCACGACCGGGCGACGGCGCACCGCGAGGGGTTACCTTGATCCCGGGCGACGGGATCGGCCCTCTGGTGACTGGCGCCGTGGAGCAAGTGATGGAGGCGATGCACGCGCCGGTGTATTTCGAGCGATACGATGTTCACGGCGACATGAATCGCGTGCCTCAAGAAGTGATCGAGTCGATCAAGAAGAACAAAGTTTGTCTGAAAGGAGGATTAGCGACGCCGATGGGAGGTGGTGTCAGCTCGCTTAACGTCCAGCTGAGAAGAGAGCTCGATTTGTACGCTTCGCTCGTCAATTGCTTCAATTTGCCAGGCTTGCCTACGAGGCACGAGAATGTCGATATTGTGGTGATTAGAGAGAACACGGAAGGCGAATACTCTGGCCTCGAGCACGAGGTCGTCCCTGGAGTCGTTGAGAGCCTTAAG GTGATAACAAAGTTCTGTTCGGAACGAATTGCAAAATATGCATTCGAATAtgcttatttaaataatagaaAGAAAGTGACTGCTGTGCATAAGGCCAACATTATGAAGCTTGCTGATGGCTTGTTCTTGGAATCATGCCGAGAGGTTGCTACCAAGTATCCGGGGATTAAGTACAATGAAATAATCGTGGACAATTGCTGTATGCAGCTTGTTTCGAAGCCTGAGCAGTTTGATGTCATG gtGACACCCAATCTTTATGGAAATTTAGTTGCAAATACAGCTGCTGGTATTGCTGGGGGCACTGGAGTTATGCCTGGAG GCAATGTCGGGGCTGACCATGCTGTTTTTGAGCAAGGAGCCTCTGCAGGAAATGTGGGCAATGAGAAACTGGTTGAACAGAAGAAGGCAAACCCAGTGGCCCTGCTTCTCTCATCTGCAATGATGTTGAGACATCTGCAGTTCCCCTCATTTGCCGATCGGCTGGAAACTGCTGTGAAACGGGTTATATCAGAGGGCAAGTACCGAACGAAGGATCTTGGAGGAACCAGTACCAGTCAAGAGGTTGTTGATGCAGTCATAGACGCACTAGACTGA
- the LOC18610665 gene encoding squamosa promoter-binding-like protein 3 produces MAKGSFKTLGGIEDESGTEQESEAESEDEEKQEQGEERRVMIRVVPRERFERRSLIQSHSASCRRGDGGGSLLCCQADECDTDLRDAKQYHRRHKVCERHAKAAFVSVKGIRQRFCQQCSRFHEISEFDSTKRSCRDRLAGHNERRRKVQSDQQAEDVERSPASEMNTSMVKMQAARHPKHGELTLQGCTDPKRFRIR; encoded by the exons ATGGCAAAAGGGTCGTTTAAAACACTAGGAGGGATAGAGGATGAGTCCGGAACAGAGCAAGAGTCAGAGGCTGAGAGTGAAGATGAGGAAAAGCAAGAGCAAGGAGAGGAGAGGAGGGTTATGATAAGGGTGGTGCCTCGGGAGAGGTTTGAGAGGAGGAGTTTGATACAGTCGCACTCTGCAAGCTGCCGCCGTGGTGATGGTGGTGGTAGTCTTTTGTGTTGTCAGGCTGATGAATGTGATACGGATTTGAGAGATGCAAAGCAATATCATCGGCGCCACAAAGTCTGCGAGCGACACGCGAAGGCTGCTTTTGTTTCGGTTAAGGGCATTCGGCAGAGGTTCTGCCAGCAGTGTAGCAG GTTTCATGAAATTTCAGAGTTCGATAGTACCAAAAGAAGTTGTCGGGATCGGTTGGCTGGGCATAATGAGCGTCGGAGAAAGGTCCAGTCAGACCAGCAAGCCGAGGATGTTGAAAGATCACCAGCCTCCGAGATGAATACTAGCATGGTGAAAATGCAAGCTGCAAGGCATCCAAAGCATGGGGAACTGACACTCCAAGGTTGCACCGATCCTAAACGTTTTCGAATTAGATAA
- the LOC18610666 gene encoding probable acyl-activating enzyme 2 isoform X1, which yields MNRFLRSSWSRLLPGVNRLPSSAQSYRHFSRFEGDSEPDSWKSMEGLVRCPANCVPLSPISFLERAAKVYRDTTSVVYGSYKYTWSQTHERCLKLASALSQLGISRGDVVATLAPNIPAMYELHFAVPMAGAVLCTLNARLDSAMVSVLLTHSEAKIVFVDYKLLDIAREALDLLAKTNTKPPILILISKWDDSSPTSFEPGAYEYESFLETGHIGFEIRRPKSEWDPITVNYTSGTTSRPKGVVYSHRGAYLNSLATVFLHGMHSMPVYLWTVPMFHCNGWCLTWGVAAQGGTNICLRSVSPKEIFENIVLHNVTHMGGAPTVLNMIVNSRVSDQKPLSHKVEIMTGGSPPPPQILFKMEELGFSVNHLYGLTETYGPGTYCAWKPEWDSLLPDEQSKLKARQGMQHLGLEEVDIRDPVTMESVPADGKTMGEIMFRGNTVMSGYLKDLQATEKAFSGGWFRSGDLAVKHPDGYIEVKDRLKDIIISGGENISTVEVETVLYGHPAVLEAAVVARPDNHWGQTPCAFVKLKEGFAVNAQELIRFCRDHLPHYMAPRTVIFAELPRTSTGKIQKFILREKAKALGSLF from the exons ATGAACCGCTTCTTAAGATCTTCATGGTCCCGATTGCTCCCCGGTGTCAACCGCCTCCCCTCCTCTGCTCAAAGTTATCGCCACTTCTCTCGCTTTGAAGGGGATTCTGAACCCGACTCATGGAAATCAATGGAGGGTCTTGTCCGTTGCCCCGCCAATTGCGTGCCTCTGTCTCCCATAAGCTTCTTGGAGAGAGCAGCCAAGGTTTACAGGGACACAACATCGGTTGTTTATGGTTCTTATAAGTACACCTGGAGTCAAACTCATGAACGTTGTCTCAAGCTCGCTTCTGCTCTGTCCCAGCTGGGGATTTCCCGTGGTGATGTG GTTGCGACCCTGGCTCCCAATATCCCAGCAATGTATGAGCTGCATTTTGCTGTTCCAATGGCTGGAGCAGTCCTTTGTACACTTAATGCACGCCTTGATTCAGCCATGGTATCAGTTCTACTGACACATTCAGAAGCTAAGATCGTATTTGTAGACTACAAGTTACTTGACATTGCTCGTGAAGCACTTGATCTTCTTGCTAAAACAAACACAAAACCACCTATCTTGATCTTGATTTCGAAATGGGATGATTCATCTCCAACCAGCTTTGAGCCAGGTGCTTATGAGTATGAAAGTTTTTTAGAGACTGGGCATATTGGATTTGAGATTAGAAGACCGAAAAGTGAATGGGATCCCATTACTGTGAATTATACCTCTGGTACAACATCTAGGCCCAAAGGAGTTGTTTACAGTCACAGGGGAGCCTATCTCAACTCCCTTGCAACTGTTTTCCTACATGGAATGCACTCAATGCCTGTTTATCTATGGACTGTGCCTATGTTTCACTGCAATGGCTGGTGCCTCACTTGGGGGGTTGCAGCGCAGGGTGGCACAAACATATGCCTGAGGAGCGTTTCCCCAAAGGagatatttgaaaatatagtccTGCACAACGTGACACACATGGGAGGAGCTCCTACAGTCCTCAACATGATTGTGAATTCACGTGTCAGTGATCAAAAGCCACTTTCCCACAAGGTTGAAATAATGACAGGTGGCTCACCACCACCTCCACAGATCCTATTTAAGATGGAAGAGTTGGGTTTTAGTGTAAATCACTTGTATGGCCTCACAGAAACTTATGGTCCAGGTACATACTGCGCATGGAAACCTGAGTGGGATTCCTTGCTTCCTGATGAGCAATCAAAGTTGAAAGCCCGGCAAGGAATGCAACATCTTGGTTTGGAGGAGGTTGATATAAGAGATCCTGTCACCATGGAAAGTGTACCAGCTGATGGTAAAACCATGGGTGAGATTATGTTCAGAGGAAACACTGTAATGAGTGGATACCTTAAAGACTTGCAAGCAACAGAGAAGGCATTTAGTGGTGGATGGTTTCGGAGTGGGGATCTTGCTGTGAAGCATCCAGATGGTTATATAGAAGTAAAGGACCGGCTGAAGGACATCATAATTTCAGGTGGAGAGAATATAAGCACGGTGGAGGTTGAAACAGTTTTGTATGGTCATCCAGCAGTTCTTGAGGCTGCAGTTGTTGCGCGGCCAGATAATCATTGGGGGCAGACACCTTGTGCATTTGTGAAGTTAAAAGAGGGATTTGCTGTCAATGCTCAAGAACTAATCAGGTTTTGCCGAGATCACTTGCCACATTATATGGCTCCCAGAACAGTGATCTTTGCGGAATTGCCAAGAACTTCAACTGGAAAGATACAGAAGTTTATATTGAGAGAAAAAGCAAAGGCCCTGGGCAGCCTGTTTTGA
- the LOC18610666 gene encoding probable acyl-activating enzyme 2 isoform X2, with the protein MVLISTPGVKLMNVVSSSLLLCPSWGFPVVMCSKLFKQVATLAPNIPAMYELHFAVPMAGAVLCTLNARLDSAMVSVLLTHSEAKIVFVDYKLLDIAREALDLLAKTNTKPPILILISKWDDSSPTSFEPGAYEYESFLETGHIGFEIRRPKSEWDPITVNYTSGTTSRPKGVVYSHRGAYLNSLATVFLHGMHSMPVYLWTVPMFHCNGWCLTWGVAAQGGTNICLRSVSPKEIFENIVLHNVTHMGGAPTVLNMIVNSRVSDQKPLSHKVEIMTGGSPPPPQILFKMEELGFSVNHLYGLTETYGPGTYCAWKPEWDSLLPDEQSKLKARQGMQHLGLEEVDIRDPVTMESVPADGKTMGEIMFRGNTVMSGYLKDLQATEKAFSGGWFRSGDLAVKHPDGYIEVKDRLKDIIISGGENISTVEVETVLYGHPAVLEAAVVARPDNHWGQTPCAFVKLKEGFAVNAQELIRFCRDHLPHYMAPRTVIFAELPRTSTGKIQKFILREKAKALGSLF; encoded by the exons ATGGTTCTTATAAGTACACCTGGAGTCAAACTCATGAACGTTGTCTCAAGCTCGCTTCTGCTCTGTCCCAGCTGGGGATTTCCCGTGGTGATGTG CTCTAAATTGTTTAAGCAGGTTGCGACCCTGGCTCCCAATATCCCAGCAATGTATGAGCTGCATTTTGCTGTTCCAATGGCTGGAGCAGTCCTTTGTACACTTAATGCACGCCTTGATTCAGCCATGGTATCAGTTCTACTGACACATTCAGAAGCTAAGATCGTATTTGTAGACTACAAGTTACTTGACATTGCTCGTGAAGCACTTGATCTTCTTGCTAAAACAAACACAAAACCACCTATCTTGATCTTGATTTCGAAATGGGATGATTCATCTCCAACCAGCTTTGAGCCAGGTGCTTATGAGTATGAAAGTTTTTTAGAGACTGGGCATATTGGATTTGAGATTAGAAGACCGAAAAGTGAATGGGATCCCATTACTGTGAATTATACCTCTGGTACAACATCTAGGCCCAAAGGAGTTGTTTACAGTCACAGGGGAGCCTATCTCAACTCCCTTGCAACTGTTTTCCTACATGGAATGCACTCAATGCCTGTTTATCTATGGACTGTGCCTATGTTTCACTGCAATGGCTGGTGCCTCACTTGGGGGGTTGCAGCGCAGGGTGGCACAAACATATGCCTGAGGAGCGTTTCCCCAAAGGagatatttgaaaatatagtccTGCACAACGTGACACACATGGGAGGAGCTCCTACAGTCCTCAACATGATTGTGAATTCACGTGTCAGTGATCAAAAGCCACTTTCCCACAAGGTTGAAATAATGACAGGTGGCTCACCACCACCTCCACAGATCCTATTTAAGATGGAAGAGTTGGGTTTTAGTGTAAATCACTTGTATGGCCTCACAGAAACTTATGGTCCAGGTACATACTGCGCATGGAAACCTGAGTGGGATTCCTTGCTTCCTGATGAGCAATCAAAGTTGAAAGCCCGGCAAGGAATGCAACATCTTGGTTTGGAGGAGGTTGATATAAGAGATCCTGTCACCATGGAAAGTGTACCAGCTGATGGTAAAACCATGGGTGAGATTATGTTCAGAGGAAACACTGTAATGAGTGGATACCTTAAAGACTTGCAAGCAACAGAGAAGGCATTTAGTGGTGGATGGTTTCGGAGTGGGGATCTTGCTGTGAAGCATCCAGATGGTTATATAGAAGTAAAGGACCGGCTGAAGGACATCATAATTTCAGGTGGAGAGAATATAAGCACGGTGGAGGTTGAAACAGTTTTGTATGGTCATCCAGCAGTTCTTGAGGCTGCAGTTGTTGCGCGGCCAGATAATCATTGGGGGCAGACACCTTGTGCATTTGTGAAGTTAAAAGAGGGATTTGCTGTCAATGCTCAAGAACTAATCAGGTTTTGCCGAGATCACTTGCCACATTATATGGCTCCCAGAACAGTGATCTTTGCGGAATTGCCAAGAACTTCAACTGGAAAGATACAGAAGTTTATATTGAGAGAAAAAGCAAAGGCCCTGGGCAGCCTGTTTTGA
- the LOC18610667 gene encoding protein STRICTOSIDINE SYNTHASE-LIKE 5, giving the protein MPDSTSESISAPHPRKRLWPFTLVLSTMVPVLAAVLAYQLDSFDPAPIPIHELAQAPIAASLRNDRMLQGAELVGAGKLQGPEDIAYDSKSRLIYTGCLDGWIKRVRLNDSTVVNLVNTNGRPLGVALGHNDEIIVADAFKGLLNISRDGEVELLTDEADGLKFKITDGVDIADNGMIYFTDASYKYDSNDHLLDMLEGKPHGRFMSFDPVTRKTRVLVSNLYFANGVAVSPRQDSVIFCETTMRRCRKYYIQGNQQGQLEKFVDQLPGFPDNIRYDGDGHYWIGLPLETSATLDLALRYPFIRKVMAIMEKYIGPLSMGKNAGVFVVDLEGKPVAHYHDHKLSMVTSGMKIENRLYCGSVIYPYIVSLNLDQHPARATV; this is encoded by the exons ATGCCTGACTCAACCTCTGAATCAATTTCTGCTCCTCATCCAAGAAAGCGGCTATGGCCCTTCACTCTTGTTTTGTCAACGATGGTTCCTGTACTTGCAGCTGTGCTTGCCTACCAGCTTGACTCATTCGATCCAGCTCCTATACCCATCCACGAATTGGCTCAGGCCCCCATCGCTGCCTCGTTGCGCAACGATCGCATGCTACAAGGAGCAGAGTTAGTGGGTGCAGGGAAGTTGCAGGGACCAGAGGATATCGCATATGATTCCAAGTCAAGGCTCATCTACACGGGTTGCTTAGATGGGTGGATCAAGCGAGTCAGGTTGAACGATTCGACCGTGGTAAATTTGGTCAACACCAACGGCAGACCGCTAGGAGTCGCTCTTGGACACAATGATGAAATAATCGTAGCTGATGCTTTCAAG GGACTGCTGAATATAAGCAGAGATGGTGAGGTGGAGCTGCTAACAGATGAGGCTGATGGcctgaaattcaaaattacaGACGGTGTAGATATAGCAGATAATGGTATGATATATTTTACAGACGCTTCATACAAATATGACTCGAATGATCACTTACTGGACATGCTGGAGGGTAAGCCTCATGGTCGATTTATGAGCTTCGATCCAGTTACCAGAAAAACCAGAGTGTTGGTCAGCAATCTTTACTTTGCTAATGGAGTTGCAGTATCACCACGTCAAGATTCTGTAATCTTCTGTGAAACAACAAT GAGAAGGTGTAGAAAGTATTACATACAGGGCAACCAACAGGGACAGCTGGAGAAATTTGTTGATCAATTACCAGGCTTCCCTGATAATATCAGATATGATGGAGATGGCCACTATTGGATTGGATTGCCCTTG GAGACTTCGGCTACTCTTGATTTAGCACTCAGGTATCCTTTCATCCGAAAGGTTATGGCGATCATGGAGAAGTACATTGGACCACTATCTATGGGGAAAAACGCAGGTGTCTTTGTAGTTGATTTGGAAGGAAAACCAGTTGCTCACTACCATGATCACAAATTATCTATGGTTACAAGCGGAATGAAGATAGAAAATCGTCTATACTGTGGCTCTGTCATCTATCCTTACATTGTCAGTCTCAATCTGGATCAACATCCTGCTCGAGCCACTGTGTGA
- the LOC18610668 gene encoding protein STRICTOSIDINE SYNTHASE-LIKE 5, which yields MPDTNYSASLAEVPEGPKRSWPLALFLTAMLAVVAAIVVYHLDSFDVATMPLHELSPPPEPALLRNGRLLQGAELLGVGKFQGPEDIAYDSRSEIIYTGSGDGWIKRVWLNESASDTVVKNWVRTGGRPLGIALGRNNEVIVADAYKGLLNISKDGAMELLADEAEELKFKITDGVDVAEDGMIYFTDASHKYSLHEFARDILEGRPYGRLLSFDPASRRTKVLLRDLYFPNGIAVSSDQDSVVFCETSMRRCRKYYIQGKKKGRVEKFIDNLPGMPDNVRYDGEGHYWIALATENTIFWDLAFRYPLVRKAALIMERLVGRVSTGKNGGALAVDLEGKPVAHYQDVELNMVSTGIKIKNHLYCGSFVRPYIIRLDLDQHLAQAKS from the exons ATGCCTGATACAAATTACTCTGCTTCCTTAGCCGAAGTCCCCGAGGGTCCAAAGCGGTCATGGCCCTTGGCTCTTTTCTTAACCGCAATGCTTGCTGTAGTTGCAGCTATAGTTGTCTACCACCTTGACTCGTTCGACGTGGCTACTATGCCCCTCCACGAGCTGAGTCCGCCCCCCGAGCCGGCCTTGCTGCGTAATGGTCGGTTGCTGCAAGGGGCGGAGTTATTGGGGGTGGGGAAGTTTCAGGGACCGGAAGATATTGCCTATGACTCCAGGTCGGAGATCATCTACACGGGCTCTGGAGATGGATGGATCAAGCGAGTCTGGCTGAACGAGTCCGCCAGTGACACGGTGGTCAAGAACTGGGTCAGGACCGGTGGCAGACCCCTTGGAATCGCTCTGGGACGCAACAATGAAGTCATCGTCGCCGATGCTTATAAG GGGCTGTTGAATATAAGTAAAGATGGTGCGATGGAACTGCTAGCGGATGAAGCCGAGGAACTGAAGTTCAAGATTACGGATGGTGTAGATGTAGCAGAGGATGGCATGATCTATTTCACAGACGCTTCCCACAAGTATAGCCTGCACGAATTCGCCCGGGACATTTTGGAGGGCAGGCCCTATGGTCGACTTCTAAGCTTTGATCCTGCTTCCAGACGAACCAAAGTGCTGCTCAGGGACCTCTACTTTCCTAATGGAATTGCGGTGTCATCTGATCAAGATTCTGTAGTCTTCTGTGAAACCTCGAT GAGGAGGTGCAGAAAGTATTACATCCAGGGCAAGAAAAAGGGACGTGTggaaaaatttattgataattTACCGGGGATGCCTGATAACGTTAGATATGATGGAGAAGGCCATTACTGGATTGCATTGGCCACG GAAAATACAATTTTCTGGGATTTAGCATTCAGATATCCTTTGGTCCGGAAGGCAGCGTTAATCATGGAGAGGTTGGTTGGGCGAGTTAGTACGGGGAAAAATGGTGGGGCGTTGGCCGTTGATTTGGAAGGAAAACCAGTTGCTCATTATCAAGATGTTGAATTAAACATGGTTTCAACTGggattaagataaaaaatcaTCTCTACTGTGGTTCCTTCGTCAGGCCCTACATCATCCGCCTCGATCTGGACCAACACCTGGCGCAAGCCAAGTCCTGA